The genomic DNA GATGATGGctagacatcatcactgtaaactgcgattatagtgaacttttaaaagtagaacgTCGATAAAACATggttaatcaaacttatatccctctttatgcaAATATCACGAGTTGTATAACACTCGATctaactattttagtccatacatATTCTATAAACTTGATATAGTACgttcttgaggttttgacatcattaatgcttctagcattatcaatccatgagggaattctttccatcttatccaaatatgcatgtgctttcatTCTTAGAAGTTTTGCTATATAAACTTGCCTTTTTAACACATAGatatatctatatcatatgcaaaaatatcaagaacactttcttttatctccaaaattcatattgtaccatgtttgtacacagtgtacattgagatgccataataaccaggtacacattttctatgtatgtttattggagtattggtgcactataattacatccataaggtgtttcaattaacctcttaaacactcaaatgctttagtatactcatgggagttccaattatattcaattcaataacatatacaacatgtatatgtattcagatctgaatttatataataatcataatattctcgagaacttattttatatgacttagtatcaagtgatacataactttcataagacgCGTGTCAATTCTCTttttatatattaccagactaataagatattggaaagttAATGCATCCACCAATGAAGAATACGTTTTCTCATAATCCATCATAGGTATTtgtgaaaattcttgtgccaccaattttgacttatatcacttaatttgattttcacatgattcgcgtaaagacacttttgtatccagcacattttacaacttcagttgtatggactgttggtccagaaactttccatttcattaaaGAACTAAACTCTaccttatttgcgtctttctattttggccaatcatttcttaatattcattcataggcaaatcttaaatcttgatcctcatcatttaatcattttaagcgctacaacatatacaaaagtataacgacgtcgatttttatttcgattccatacatatcttggacatgatacaacttatcgagatctctttattttcagatacctgaggttcttcttgaaccatcatgtctattgtccCTTCAGgggatcttattactataacctcgacttgatcatcttaattacttgctccaattttcgaggaattttattgttggaatcaactagtctaccacgctacaggcgtgcaatagactcattacaaaaatatgtggttgtcctcttgggacacaaagataactggagcataagcagttgattatgtgacttacttggtcactctatttaggtcagtgaacttgtctggtaatttgttctttaatattggtaaatgaattatactttaaacttctagttcatagtttatagtctgaggatcaagatgacatgataattcattttacttttcactttccaactgcttgttataTCCCCCTAATGTTgagaacattcattcactaaagtgaaaaccaatgagccataaacgaatttctcactaatggctttaagtatttaatcatagacgattatttatacccaacatattctcaaactttttagaagtcccatctttgtgcggtgtgatagatgagtttcaatatatgtcgcacaaccaaaatcgcTGATGAGACatatttggttcctgaccaaaaaccaactgtatggggagaacCATAAcgtattggcttgatgtgaattgatagtactatatataaaattacatgtacctaaataaactttttgctcctctcatgatcattggATTTGTTATCAATAGTAAATGTTTAGTGATCATCTCAACAGTAATACGTATTCCAATGAtcgttaataacttgggaatcaaattcattattactaaataaatatattaatctggattaatatgcttgctatcacattagctaagccacactcacacaaacttcaggttgtggatttgataaccatttagacgatgcatcgatttaaaacactaaatggtatcatgttggcatatgcatatcctttaatcacttccagaatatttagggatTCTTACCCTACTTTGGTTGGTAAATAATGaatttcccttgagagcaaaTATTGCATGCTAATTACCAAgttgaagaatcttctagttcttcaatacgtttcacatcatcattgacttggtgtggtctaaccggtcatgccaattaattaaataattatgatccataaacttTTGGATTATGATCGCATATGTATTACTTGCACGTATTTAATACAAAATGTAATATATGAGAGAATGTATTAtaacttcaaagttcaaaccatcacgttatgcaatcacttcttagtttgcCACTTTTGTGGTCCATTATCATTATTAAAATGACCATCATTACAATTATTATAGTCATTCTCATCATTACAAGTTTCTCAATCAGGTCCATCATTACATATACAATGATTAGTATATAATCAAATTCATTTTTGGGAATGGAGTAGAACCAAAACAAGCTTTATAGTTTTTCATTATTTACTCGGTCACATGAGTATAAAAGCATTTCATTTTTTCATGACTCTTATAATGATATTGCTACTTTAGGAGCATATGTCTAAAGTGTGACAAATGAAAAGAAATTAATCAATTTTTCCTTGTAAATAATGTTCTCTTTGTTTACCATCAATTCAAAAGTAGTTGAGTCGTATAAGATTTATCAATCTTATATCTTACGACCTTTATAACAATCATTGTATAGTCATCACATTATTAACATGGTTGATCTCATTACATGAGCATCATAACAATTTCCTCAATTACCATGATTACGAACTTTACACCAATTATTATATCATCACACTCACTTCAAGGAATGAATTATAACCAAACAACTATCATGGTGACATCATTACAATTTTCTTAGTTGTGTACATGATCTTCACCTTTACACTGGTCATTATATCATCACGTTCACTTCATGGATTAGATTCACACAACTTTCACATGTGGTTATTTAAAACTTATATATTCTTTAATGCTTTTGCTACTCCAGAATGTAAAAAAATTTATTCAAACTTTTCTTGTAAATAATCTTCTCATCACATGATATAAATTGAGAAGTGGTTATATGACCGAGTCATCTAAATTGATCGGTTTTAAAATCTTACAAGCTCTATAACTTTATAATAAACTTTATGGAGTCTCACACTTTGTGACAAAGTATGCTCATAAGCTTTCAAGAAAATGATAACAAACCACAATTTTAATGCAATTGCTCTATtcgaaattaaaaaaaaacatatatcaaAATAACAACTCCATGATGGCCTATTATGGAGCTACGATGCTTTTGAatataatagaaaaaaaaatctaACACATAGTgtaaagagtttgtataagacaAGATAAGAATAAAAATTTGTACATTTACGAGCATCTTGAACTATCAATAATTATAAATTGCAACGTATGCTATTATTGATAGTATAAACCATAATAAAAATTATGCTTGTTATTAGCCAAATTATAAATGAAGTTTTATGACATATATTAGATGTAATAATTAAGAGGTAATGAACCAAAACTTAAAAGGTAATAACAAAATAAATTTAATAACCATGTAACGATtttagaaacaaacaaacaagacATTGGATAACCTAAACAACTCATTATTTACTAGGAAAAACTATTTAAAGAGTTCACATAGAaaataagagcattcacatccattccatcatattttcaccctaaattacactaaaaaacactatattttctctctcttcttcaattaaataatatgtttttatacctttatcattaccttttctctctccttcactcacaaccactttcaaaatatattaaaaaattatagggggtgaacagtgtccccccaaatatacagatgaacagtaacattttctctctcctccactcacaaccactttttatactttttatattttaaaaacaccacacacCCGACAGATAAGTGTCTTGCCTTAAATTGCAATGGTCTATCAGTCAAAACTCTTCACATGATGGCTACTTAAAAGGATTAAGAAAAAATAGCATGGTCCACATTATTCTTCGTTAACAAATAAGAATTTAAGGATCTCTGCTTTAATATAACAGATAATTAAAAGGtattgattatactaaacaattGGTCGACGTGAGCTTAAAACGAGATTAAAATATGACTGTAATTTTGTTAGGTCAAGGAAGTCAACTTAAATGGCATACTCCTTCTAACTAACATAAAAGCTTCAAATGCAATCATTATCTTGAATAACAACCTTACTTAACATTTCAAAATCATTATAGAAGTTACAGAAGAGTCTGCCTACATTATGTATATTGAAATATGTGCCTCAGAATATTGCGAAACCAATTAAAAGAATTAGAAAGTTGATAGTGGCTAAACTATGAGGGcaacaaaataacaccaaaaaaTGTGTAGATATATATTATCATCTATTATCATTATCTGATCACTAATAACAAATTCTTATTTCAGTCTCCTCATTAAAGTTCATAGTGACTGGAACAtacaactacaaaaaaaaaattataccactGCTACTTAACAAATTGTTAAAAATTAAAAGCACACTTCAACCATAGATCAAACTTCCATGAATCATAACACACAATGGATATCAATTAGTTTCTCCATCAATTCAATATGATAAGCTAATAACCGAAAAGTTACTAATAACTCAAATTAAGAGATTTGATCCGTGGGACACCGCACCACATGAATTATAACTCaaattaaaatatgatttttttagcTTCTAGAGTAGACAAATCAAATGAGTTTTAATTTCTATACACTACATTCTTTCTTTTATTAGTTACATGTTTAAATGTCGTTggatatatacatataaaaatctaATGCAAAATTTCATATGGTGGCATGCACTTGATTAATATATCATAATCTAAGGGGATTTTATAAGGTTACCTTTTTCTCAAATGAAGATCCTTTTGCAAGGTGTAGATGACACATCATCTAGAAAAAGTGACCATTGTGCGTACAATCCTTAAAGGTGATTCGGGTGCGTGTGATGTCGGTGGTGGCTACAAAAACAAGGCTTTTGGAAAGAGCCTCGttgtgctgataacgtgttgtgaaacaacgGCATACTAGCGACTAGTATATGAACTAAAGCGCAAATATCAAAGGAACATAGAGAGAAAGATAGAATAGAGAATTGTTATTCATTGAGATGTATACACCATATACAAatgccactatatataggcatatACATTTATACAAAAGAACTTAAAGAGATAGGAGTTGTGTATGTGGAAAGTCACCTTATAAATGATGCATTCATAACAGTTTACACTTATTTTCATTATAGTTTTCTTCTATTTTCACTTAGTTTTTAACCAAACCATGAATTCTATTTAATTTCTCAATAagtcatttgttttttttttcaaattatatACTATCAATTTGTAACAATTTTGGCATTGTTATTTGTACTCTATGtattgaaatttgtatgaaactTTTAAGAAACCTTATTAAATCATAATTGGCGTTATTGTTTGTACTCTAtgtattgaagtttgtatgatgGTTTTAAGGAACCTTATTAAATCACAAATAAGCAACAATTATGTTTTTTATAGAGTTGTGCCCTTACCATGAAGTGTTTTTTAAATGAGCTTTCACTTTGATGCCccatatttttcatctttttgtaagtttttcgttttacatttcgttctatgttttgcaagttaacacgctGCAAAGTACGTGTGAGGTTCAATTTTTCCCATTTGACAGACCCGTAACAACACGTCTATTTTTCCCTGTTTGGcaagttcgtcgcaacgcgcgggtccTAGACCATCTTAgttatttttctatgttttacgtttcaatTTAATTTCTTCatattaacacgccgcaacgggTGTACGTGGTTCAAAGATTTTACTTTGCTTTTCGTTCGGtgttatttattttctttttaatttattCTGTTTTTACGAGTTTTTCTGGTGTTGGTGGTCACCGACAGTGGTGTAGCATTGGTGTAACTTGGCATGTTTATACGCCCCGCCGTGACGCGGGGATGATTTAATACTAGTTATTTTCCAAAACAAAACTATTAGCTCCATACTTCATTGACAAAAAAGATTTACAATCTAAAAAAAACATATCAATTAAGTTATAACAATTTGTATAatataaaagaacaaaaatagACATTGTTAATAAAAAAACTTTTCAATACGTCATCTCTATTTAGACTTCACTAGAACATTCACACCGGAGACTTTATCTCTATCTATATATTTAAATCAAAAAGTACACTTTTCTCTAAACTTTTGTTAATTTCTCAAAATCTTTTACATCTAACCTTCTATCTCTATCTTACTTACattaacttattttattattattttctttttcctACACACTCACAAAAAGATATGGAGAGTTAAATATAACCTTCTAAATATAGAGGTGTATTTGGgtctctttaatttttttttctactaTAGAGGTTGAGTGTAGTagcatttttgttgtttttattctacTTTTTCCTCCTCTATATTATATAGAATGTCCACATATAAATGCATTAATGTAATTGCTCTAAAGTAATTAGTCTCATTTTTATCAATGAGAAGTTGACACATTAGTTTCGCGGGCTGAGACGGTTAGAATTTAAAATACACTTTTAGCGAGACAGCTAGAACGGCTAGGATTTAGCTTAAACTTTTTGTGAAGTGGCTGGTTGAACGCTAAATAAGCTAACTAGCCTATACTTTTGTGCGAGCCAACTGAATAGCTGAGACGACTAAACCTACACTCTTTTCAACGCGGCTTGGCAAAACAGTAACGTGTTTAAAACCTGTTAAATAATGACTCATGAGTTGCAATTTTCATGGTCAAATCAACTTGAAAGAATCAAAAGTGAGAGAAACAACCAACCCTaattttcaacctgtgtcaccaCCCTCTCATCCTACCACCTGCACCAGCTGCATATATAGCCAAATGTTGTAGTACACTGAGCTAAGAAAAGCCTGTTACCTTTTTTGTTTTCTTCACTTTTAACCTTCCTCTATCCAGCCATCGTATCAATACTTCTGCCATTGTGTATGTATCAATTCAAAAGCCCCCCCGTTCCGTCTTGCAACCAAACTACTGCAGCCAGACCTGTTTTTAGTTCCAACTTTTAAGCCACAAAAACTCACAACCCACAAAGGAAACAAGGGGTGTTCTTTGTGGAGCCCTAATCTATctattctagagagagaaagacacacatccacatatatatatatatatatatataagtgatCAGAGAGTGGAagattgatatatatatataatgcagCAGCAGCACCTGATGCAGATGCAGCCCATGATGGCAGCCTACTATCCCACCAACAATGTCACTACTGATCATATCCAACAGGTTTTACACTTTAGATTGCTTCTTCCCTGAGATGTTTTCAGTTTTGATCAGTTTTGGCCTTTGACTTTTTGTTGCATAGATTACTGATCATATCTACTGTGTTTGTGATTGTGATTGTGTCTGTGTCCTGTTTGTTGTTTGGTGGATTTGTTCAGCTTTGTTGATCTTTTTTTATGATGATTTGTTTTGGCTTTTGCCTGCTTGTTTCTTCATCTGCAACAAACACGTTTCATATATTTGTTTCTCATTATTGTATGTACAATTTTGTGTTGTACACTTGTACTATACATGGCTAAAGTCTTCACTCTTGATCTTGCATGATCTACTTATTAATGAAAATAATAACTCTTGTAAGAACTTGCATGAtctatttattaattaaaataacaaCTCTTGTAAGAACTTGCATGATCTACTTATTAATGAAAATAATAACTCTTGTAAGAATGttaggtatttttttttttttttatgttttcttcatcttctatagATTATTTAGCATACTTTTGTATTTCTTGGTTAACCGGCACAAAAAACAAGATTTTGAACCCAACCCAAAGGTAATGTGACATGACCAAAAAACAGTATATTATCTTGAAAATAAGCAGTTCCAAAACTGTTTATTTTAGTTTTgattaatttttatatataaataaccaGATAAACAGTTGATCACAAATATACCAAAAAGTGGGTTTGTGATATTTTTCAGGGACGATcttgttaatatgttttttttttagtttttttttagggtttttggtgaaaaaaaacaaaattctttaatattttagtgctttgtttaaaaaaataaataaatctttGAGGAGGTCGAAATACAACAGACCTGCTAGCAATCATTGAGATGCAGGTTGCTAGATTTCTTGTTcaatagaagaaaaaaaaactttcattttttatttatattattggATGAAGGGTCGTTTTTAATGATTAAAACTGTCCAATTTTTAATGAATGGTCTTTTTCGTGATTGTATGATGAAGtatataacttatttttatttttaatgtaaaagttatatattttgCAATATCTTTGGGAATTCAATCTGCATGTGCTGGGGAATTTAATACGGTTTTACCGAAGATTCTTTATTTGCATCAATATTTGTGCTTGTGTATTTGTTTTGCCCCATTAAtactttcttattttttttttttgcacttgttttagtagttttaataataccaatggggtggtggttcattggcaaaggcaaaaccTTTAAAACATTTAAGTTAGAAAAgggaaggtcttgggttcaagtcccacagacgacaggggattaaagaaattagccgttaaaaaaaaagtagTTTTAATAATAATACTTGGATTTTGGTAAAAGGCTTTATAGTTTCTTTAGTAGTTTTAAGAATAATATTTGGATTTTGGTTAAAGGCTTTATTGTTTCCTTCGTTTACAAGTGCAGTACTTGGATGAAAACAAGTCTCTGATCTTGAAGATCGTTGAGAGCCAAAACTCAGGCAAAATGGCAGAATGTGCTGAGTGAGTATTTCCATTTCTACCCTCTTGagttccttttttttttttttaccgatTCAACCCAAGTGTTATAGAATAATGAAAGCGAAAATTACCAAAGGTCTAGttgacaattttttttaaaatagtcaTTGAATTTTATCAGTGCGGATTAAGCGGCGAAAACCACGGGCTAAGCTTTAGCTTGCGGCCAAAAGTGTAGACTAAATCCTAGTTGTCTCAGCCAACGGAGCTGACGTGTCTGCTTTTGATTGACCGAAATGACGGCTGCCTTTTTCGGTGAAGGCTAAATTCCCATGACTATTTTGGAAAACTGTTTGGTTAACATGACTATTTGTATAATTTTTCTATAGTGAAAACCCGGTGTATTACTAATCAACTATTGATAGAGTACAATAACCATAATTTATAATTACAAAGTAAACATAATCAAATCATATTCTGAAAATGATATAACAATAAACCCTAACTAGTATATTCTCTttaataaattttttttatgaaaatatgttacATGTTTGACACCGCGTTGGCGCGTTGTTGCGTCTTGAAAGTGATTATCTTGTCAACATTTTTGATTTACATATTATTTAAGAgtttaaaatgttttaaaaattggtTGACAAAAATTTTGTGCTTAGAATTTACCAAAACATTTCAAACTATGGTTATCACATCTTCAAACAAACACCTCTTGTTATAGTCTCtcatcaaacaaacaaacacatggtcCCCAAAATTTTGTGTCTTGAAATGGTTTGATAATGGCAGACATCAAGCCAAGCTTCAGAGGAACCTTATGTACCTTGCTGCCATTGCTGATTCTCAGCCTCAAGTACCTACTCTTCACTCTCAGGTAAATATTTCTTAGCCTTTTCAAATCAAACTCTATACACCATGCATTTATAACAGTTGTGTACTCTTACTATTCAGTATCCTCAAGGTGGGATGATGCAGCAACCAGGAGGTCACTAcatgcaacaacaacaacaagcacaaCAAATGTCTCCACAAGCACTAATGGCTGCGCGTTCATCTATGATGTACGGCCAACAGCAGTACTCGTTACTACAACAGCAGCAAGCGATGCATAGCCAGCTGCTAGGCATGAATTCCGGGGTTGGAACCAGTATGCTACAAAATGATAACAGCAACGCGGTTGCTAGTGGGACACACCTAGGTGGAGGGTTCCCGGACTTTGGTCGCAAGCAAGATATTGGGGTTTCTGGTGGGTCGAGTAGTGGAGATGGTGGCGAAACGCTGTACTTGAAATCTCCCGATAAAGGTAACTGATGATATGTAATAGTCTTTTGTGTTAGGAGATGGTTTAGTTTGCATGTTATGATGAACCTTGTGGTAGATTGTAGTTTTAAACATTCCAAGTTGATGTTTTATATGTTTGAAGATTTATTGTCCGGTTGACTTGAAACTCTcgatgttcttttttttttttttttgtcaatgtTGTGGGGCTGTTTCGGATCATATAAGGAGAAAATACTGAACTAACATGTTCTAGTCTAAGCTATGCTAATCTTTATGGAGAAAGTAGAGCTGTGAAAATATTGTAATATGCATCACTAGGTGCCAAACTCCGTTTATAGAGATTGATCATGAGTTACAAATAAGTGGGCTACCACATATCACACTAACATAAGTGCTTGAAATGTAACTGCTCAACCTAGTGCTCTAATATCATCAATATGATTAACATAGATCTTTCAAGCTAAACGTCTGTCAAAGTGGTAGTCGACGGTATGGTTTCCCGAGGGAATGTCCAAGCCAAACTCTGAAGCCAGCGTGAGTCTGGTTAAGACAATGTAGTTTGGCCGGAGTGGGGCAACGAGGCTCTCCAATTTGAGGAGTGCGGTGGCCTAACACAAGAAAGTCACCGTTCCCAAAAAAAAGATCTTCATGCTAAACATTAGTATCGATATTTAGCTTGAAAAATTGTTGTTTTATAAGTTGCTTAATGATGAGTGTCGTCAAGTGATGCAAAAATCTATTAAGGTAGCTATCCAAGTTAAGTAAAGTATCGTACCCACGAATAAGATATCGTTAGCATACACATCTTGTTGATTATTAATATATGAATAAAGAAATTAACTTTAAAGATTGGTTGAACGTTGATTTGCCATGCTAAGAAAATCGCGATGAAATAACGAAGCAAGAACAAGAAACATACAGGTATCAAGAACAACGAACGCAGAATACCCAAACCTAATTTTATTACCCAAAAAAAGATATCCTGGAACAAGATTGACGAT from Helianthus annuus cultivar XRQ/B chromosome 7, HanXRQr2.0-SUNRISE, whole genome shotgun sequence includes the following:
- the LOC110868779 gene encoding GRF1-interacting factor 1, with amino-acid sequence MQQQHLMQMQPMMAAYYPTNNVTTDHIQQYLDENKSLILKIVESQNSGKMAECAEHQAKLQRNLMYLAAIADSQPQVPTLHSQYPQGGMMQQPGGHYMQQQQQAQQMSPQALMAARSSMMYGQQQYSLLQQQQAMHSQLLGMNSGVGTSMLQNDNSNAVASGTHLGGGFPDFGRKQDIGVSGGSSSGDGGETLYLKSPDKGN